The following is a genomic window from Myxococcales bacterium.
CTATTTCCGACTCCAGTCCCTTTATCTGCTGACTGACCGCAGATTGCGTAAGCCCCAGTTTTCTGGCGGCCTGCGAAAAACCCTTCTGTCTGTAAACCTCACAGAAAATCTCGAGTTTTCTTATATCCATAAGCTGTCCTTATCTATATTAGTAATATAATTAATTTGACTTATAACATCATCCCCAATATAGGCAACCAAAATAAAAGGAGGAAATACGATGACACAGAATCAGAAACCGTACGTAATCAAGCCAGCCGAGGGGAAACTCGGGATCATGCTCGTTGGCCTTGGCGCCATCAGCACGACCTTCATCGCCGGAATCGACGCGATCCGCAGCGGAAGGACGAAACCCTACGGCTCGCTGACCCAGATGGGAACGATTCGTCTTGGCAAAAGGACAGAATATAACATTCCCAAGGTCTGCAACTTCCTGCCACTGGCAAAGCTAGAGGATATAGAGATAGCCGCATGGGATATCTTCGAAGACGACGCCTACGTGGCGGCCAAGAAGGCCGGGGTTCTCGACTACCAGGATCTCGAAGCGGCAAGGCCGGCGCTTGAAAAGATCGTCCCTCTCAGAGGCGTCTTCGACAGGGAATGGGTAAAAAAACTCGATGGGAAATACATAAAGAACGGCAGGACAAAGATGGATCTGGCCAATCAGGTCATGGAGGACATAAAGACCTTCCAGAAGAACAGCGGCTGCTCCAGGGTCGTCATGGTGTGGTGTGCCTCGACTGAAGTCTTCACGCCGATCGAGGAGGTTCACAAGAGCGTGAAAAATTTCGAGAAGGGGCTTGAGTCCAATGACCCTAAGATCGCCCCTTCGATGATATACGCCTACGCCGCAATCAAGCTCGGCATCCCGTTCGCCAATGGCGCACCGAATTTGAGCGTGGATACCCCAGCCCTTCAGGAGCTAGCCAACGAATACAGGGCTCCGATCTGCGGGAAGGATTTCAAAACCGGGCAGACTTTGATGAAGACCATCCTCGCCCCCGGCCTGCGCTCCAGGTTGCTCGGCCTCTCGGGTTGGTTTTCAACAAACATCCTTGGAAACCGCGACGGTGAGGTCTTGGACGACCCGGGTTCATTCAAGACAAAGGAAGAAAGCAAGCTCTCAGTTCTGGACACGATACTTCAGCCCGAGATCAACCCCGACCTCTATGGCAACGTCCATCACAAAGTACGCATCAACTACTACCCTCCACGCGGCGACGCGAAGGAAGGATGGGACAACATCGACATCTTCGGATGGATGGGCTACCCAATGCAAATCAAGGTCGATTTCCTTTGCAGGGATTCGATACTGGCTGCACCGCTCGTGCTGGACTTGGCGCTCTTTATCGACCTGGCCAAGAGGGCTGAACTCCGCGGCATCCAGGAATGGCTCTCCTTCTATTTTAAATCGCCGATGGTCGGAGAAGGTCTCTACCCGGAGCACAATCTATTCATACAGGAGATGAAGTTGAAAAATACGCTGCGCCATCTGATGGGAGAGGAACCGATCACGCATCTCGGAACGGAGTACTACAACATCTAAGATCGACAGCTACCAGAAATATCAAAGGCCCCCTCGATAGGAGGGGGCTTTTTTACATCCTGTTGGGAATTTTTACGGCGGCAAGCTTTTTTCTGAGGGCCATATAGACATCGACAGGAACGCCGGAGCCGCGCCACGGGTCCAAAAAGAGTTTACGCACATCCTTCTTTTTTATCTGTTGCGCGATCAGCGCATAATAGAGCCTGTCGCCCAGCATATAGCCCAGCGCGTGCGTGATTGAGAGAAAAAGATCCATCCTGCTACACAAACCTTCAGCCTGTGTCAGGTGTCTGCCTTTTTTCTCCAGTTTCAGGTATTCAATTACAAGATGAGCGGTCTCACATTCAAGGAGGCGATAGGGGGGGACCCTGATCGTCTTGAAATAGGAAAGCAGGCTGGCGAAATCCTTCTCGTGATAGCATTTTCTCCTGCTATTGATGAGCTTGGATCCGAAGAAACCCAGTGCCTCATGAAGTACGTTTGCATAAAAAGCATCGATGAGCTCTCTCGGAGATTCAGGCCCAGAACAGACGTTTTTTATGAAATGCGAGGCCTCTTCCGCGGCGTGGTTGATGGAGAGATTTGCAAGATATGCGATCTTCGCCTTGGAGATATAGTAGCTCTCGCTGGCGAGGATCTGCTTCTTGATCATGGCGATCTCCTTGCCGCTAAAATCCCCCTTTTCCTTCAGCCTCTGCAGAAAAGTTAGATCTCCCGAGGTAAATACTTCGACCTCATCTTTCGCGGCACCAACGTCCAGCTTGAGAAAATCGCAGATCCTATCGACGAGCTCGATAAAGCTGGATTTCGCATCGGAGTAGTCGATCTCCCCCTCTTCATGCTCAAGCCAGTTGAGATAAGAACGCTGGGCGACAACCGGAGGAGTATGCATCCTGCAGTAATTGCCATCTTTCAACTTAACGATTTCGACGTAGTCCTCAACCTCCTGCCTTGCGAGGTCCCAGTATATGGATTCGCTGTTTTGGTAAAGAATCAACGAATTTCTTGCGAGGTCGCGAATTGAAAGTTCCCTGTCTACATCGGCAGGAAGATGTTTGGGCGCTATGTGCAAATCGCCGATGAAGACGAAAAGCCTGCGGTCCGGATCGGAGCTGATGATCTCCCCAATTAGCTTTGCAGTCGCCTGATCCCTCTTTCTGACGTTGGAACCATCCTTAGCGGCATCGATGGCATAGATCGGTATCTTGTGATAACGGCAAAAATCGAAGAGGGGCTTGAAATTTTCCCAGAGATCGAAAACCCAGTGTTCCTTGAGCTTGATCTTCTTTAAAAAGCCCTCCTCCTTTTCCCTGCCTGATAGATAATCGTCGAGGACTTTCTGATGCCTTTTATGAAGAAGCTCCAGACCTACCGCGAATTTTTTGGTACGCTTCACGGTGGCCTTGAGTATTCTTAAGAACGATCGCTGCGACTGGTTGCAGGTATGATAGTCGCCGACGTAGATAATGTCGGATTTCATCACATCATCTATCATCTCATCCTGACTGGAAACACGCTTGAAATCCTTGACGGCATTACGATACGCCGCCTCGTATCTGTCGAATCCGGGTTCCTTGACAAGCACCGAGCGCTTGATCATGTCGCGATTCCACTTCCAGAGTTTCTTCTGAATCGCGAGCAGTTCCTGTCTGGGGGATTGTGTCATGGCACCTAATAAAATTTAAAGTTTAGTTTAGAATCCAAATTAAGTTTTAGCGACAGTGCGATAATCCAGTTATTACGAGAAAGCCCCTGTACATACCCCGCATTTAAGGCACGCTCATAACCAGTCCTTAGGGTTATAGAGGAAGCGTTGCCCAAAGTATACTCCGGTTCGAGGAGGAAGCGATAGCGAATATCGCTAGGCCCCCTTTTTGCCACGACTATATCGCCGAGCGAGCCATCAGGATCCCTTGCGTTTTTATATATATTAGAACCCCTTTTATCCCAATCAAAAACGGCTCCGACGGAGACCTTTTCATTTACATCCATGTCAACCCTTAAATGAGTACCAAGAGCGTTCGAACCCAGGTCGTCACCTATAAACAGTCGATCAAGAGTAAACCCATCGTAGTAAAGCGAGTGTCTATACATTATTGCACACATTCGTTTGAACTCGAACCTAAGGCTCACCTTTCCGGTATTGCCTACTCGCGGCAGATAAAAGCCGGCCAAGTAGCTTGACCCATCTCTAAAAAATCTGACGAGAGTATCTCTCTTATCTTCATTAGCGAGAACTCCATAGAGAGTAAGCCCCGCCGCAGGGGGAATGCGTATCAGGACCGCTGCTTCCATTATATGATTAGTCTTGTTTGTAGAATCTGGCGAGGTTCCCGCAGGTCGAAAACCCCAAAACTCACCGAATACATCCAACGCCGAGAGCGAGGGCGCCCCCTCTCCACCCATCATAGTAATATTCCCAAATCCAAGTTCAACATATTTTGCAGGTTGATAGGAAAGTCTATATCCTGTCAGCCACGCATAAGGATGATCGCGATTCGGACCGAGATTAGCGCCAAATAGCCCTATCCTCCAATGTCCGAGATGACGAAAGACCCATGGAAGCTGGAATGGTGAAGGAGTCGAAAAACCTATTTGATCGAGAGGACGCGGATCGTTGGTCAGAAGCAACCCACCATGCTCGCCAGGCCCCCACGATATAGGAGCCCTGCCTAAAGTGATCGCGGCATCGGCGGCTTGAAGAACCCCATATCCCTCTTGGAAGAGCGGCTTTATAATATCTTCGCCTCTGTTATTTCTGTACATATTGCCTTCAAGCCTGAAAGTGGCTTGGGCAGCAAAATATTTGGTAGCATTGAAAGAAGTATCAGCTTCAATGGCGGACTGGAATCCAAAAATAGCATGACGACCTTCAACATAATCAGACAAAGGATTCACAACTGCATCAGCTTTTCCAATACCGTTATTGCTGATGATACGCAACGGAGCTTCGCTCAGATAGTTCAGATCGAATCTGGCCTCCCTGATCGGCTTGATTATAAGATCAGGCGCAGGCTCCTCAAGTAAACCCGCCATGAGAAGATCATCATTAAAATAACGCTTCAACCTCCTAAGTGCAGACTCTATAAATGCCCTCTTAGATAGATATTTGGAATACTCCCGATAATCGGAAAAGGTCTCCTTGGACAGTGGAAAATTTTCGTCAAAATTTTTGGAGGCCTCGGCGATCATTCTCGCAAATTCGGAACGTGCAAATGGTTTCTGATCGACGATTGGGGGGTAGCAAAGCCCATGTGAAACGAGCATCTCTATATCCCTGTAGGCCCTATCACCCACATGAACATAGCTGCTCGCCGGATGTGCAAAGGAGGAAGAAGAAATTGTCAAAATGCACAAGAAAAAACAGAGGTGTAAAATTTTTATCATCTTATCTCCTGAACCATCTGTCTATTACAACAATGGTCGCAGGAACCACGAAAATGCCAGCTATGAGGCTGGCCACATCCCCTATTACAGCGCTCTGCCCGAAGGTGACAAGGGCCTGATTGTTAGCTACCGTCAGCACAAAATAGCCAATGGTGGTAGTAGCTGAACACATCACTACAGCAAGGCCGGTTTTTCTAAGCGCATTTGCAACACCGGAGGGCCCTTCCTGCCTCAATCGCACAGCGATATTTAAAGAATAATCAACTCCAATCCCAAAGGTAAGCGGCAGAACGATAAAGTTGAAGAAGTTTATTTTTATATCCATCAACGCAGCAACGCCTATCATCATTACAATAGACCAGATCAATCCGACTATTATCTCAAAAGACAATTTCATCCCTCTCAATGTGATCAGCACAAAAGCAACGACCACAAAAAATGAAGCCAGCGTAAGGATAGGGGCCTCTGCTTTGATTATCTTGATGAGATCGGAGAAGACTATCGAGGGGCTAGCTGCATGAAGCAATGTTCCATCGGCAAGATGTATATCCCTTATCGTATCGGCGAATTTTATAAGGTTACGCCCATCTGAAAGCAACATACCCGGACGTGGATTGACAAAGACGACTGAACCCTTATTACCTTTTAGATCGTCAAAGTGTCTTGTCAGGGAATCTGGGAGATCCTCTATCTCCATCGCCCTGCCCAAAATGGATTTTTTCAGCCTATCTATACCATCCCGCGACTCACCTTCCAACTCTCTGACCCAAACCTGAGATATCAAGGCGTCGATTTTTTTCATCACGGCAAGCTTGGCATCTTGGTCTTTCGGCAGAAGGTCGTAGATTGAATGGCATGTGCCAACTCTGCGCTCTTCAGGAGGATACCGCATATTCTGTTCATCAACAGCATTGCATGCTTCCAGCCCCTGTTCCGGTCTTTCCACAAGGACGACCGATGGCGTCATCGAATTTTTAAAAAGCTTACTGACCTCTTTTTCAAGAGCCTCTGTGCCAGAATCTACCGACACTTTATTCCTCATCTTGGTGAAGTCGTATTCTATGCTATTAGGAGCAAATCTCACCGCGATAGAGACGGCAAATACAAACATAAGCACCCCAGTGACAACTATCACAATTGGCGATTTCGAGGCCAAACGGGCGGTCAGAGTCAGGAAAGCGCTCTTTCTTTGAACGGTCGACTTCGGTTTTACAAGTCTTAACACGCGCTCGGAAGCAAGCATAAATATCGGCAAAACTAAAACGGTGGAAAGCCAACATAAGAAAACCCCTGTGGCACCGATAAATCCAAACTGCGAAAGGCCTCTGATCCTGGCTATCAACAAAACCATGAAAGATACCATCGTGGTAGCCATGGCAAGAAATGTTGATTTGAGAGTCATATTGAGCGCAATCTTCATGGCCTTAGGTGGTAAAAGATTTTTCTTCCGTTCCTCTATGTATCTCGCCACCAGAATGATGCCGTAATTGATTCCCGTGCCAACAATTATGGAGCCCAGAAATGCAGTCTGAGCGTTTAAATATCCTATGACGAACCTGGTCAGAGCAAATGTGCAGGCCACCGCAAAAAGAAGGGTCAGTCCGAGGATAAAAATAACTCTTACCCTGAGAAAGTATATAATGAGAGCAGCTGCGACCAAAGCGACACAAAGAAGAGCAGTGGAAAGAATATCGTGTTTTAGAGTCTCATATTCCTCAATAGTGCTTTTTACATTCCCACAAAAACCGACCGACATCCCGGGATCGAAAGACTTTGGATTCAGATTATCCACTATTCCCTCAATGGAGGAAACTAGCGTCCTTGCCGAGTCGAGAGTTATCGTCTCACCATAAGGACGGATGACCATAATCAGCATCCTTCCCCAGTCACCACCGTAATAATCGTCAAAGGTCGATACGGGGGTTTCGAACTTCCCCTTGTTTCTATCCTTTATATCGTCAGTCCTGACGGTAAAATCATCATCTTGACCATCCTCCAAATCCAGAAACAGAGGAGTGCGCTTGAACTTTTCGTAATCTATTTTTCTTTTCAGGCGATCGTGCAGAATTTCAAGGTCTGCCACATCTATAAAATAGAGAAAATGATCCTCATAAAACTTGCGAACCTCATCCGTCCGATAGCTGTAATACCTAACCAGCCCATCTGGCAGCTGATCTATGGCAGAAGCCAGATCGTCCATAAATTTTTTGTTTGCATCCGGGTTTGGACTTTGGGCAACGACTATAAGCGATCCGACCCCCCCTATTCTTTCAAGAGCACGGTTTAACTCTTTCACGCTTTGATAATCAGGAGGGAGGAGCTCTTTAAGATCACTTTTAAGAGCTAGCCCGCTTGAAATATAAATTGCAGCTAGAAACAAGAGAAGTGTTGCGATCAAAGCCCCGCGCTGATGGCCGGTGACCATATCGATATAAGAATTCAACAAGCGATGTATGCGATTGCCCATTTGTTAAAACGGAAGCCCGTATTTTTCGCGCAGGCGAAGCCATACCGGCATAGCCCAGCTAGAGATAAAATATCCTGCCACTGCCACAAACCATCCTGCGAATATATCGACAACCCAGTGATGCCTGAGATAGACGGTCGCAAACCAAAGACTTGTTACGAGCGGGATATAGGCATACCATAAAATTTTGCACTTGAGATTCATATTCCTGTATTTCCATGCGTATATCAGGGCGATCGAGGAAATCCCGACATGCAAACTTGGAAACGCTCCACCGCTGACCACTGAAAGACCATCCCACTGCCCCTGAAGCCAGTCATAGAGAAAAATTCCGGAGAGGCGCACAGGCGAATCGAACATATGCTCTATGAAATATCGCGGCGGAGAACATGGAAGAAAAACGTAACCGAGAAATCCGAATATGAAACAGAGAGCCAGCGCAAGCGCCATATGGCGGAACTCGAAGCGCTTTCCCCAAAGCGACATCAGGAACATTATAAACAGTGGAAGAGCGAAGTATATCGCGTAGGAAAATGCCATTATATCCGTGAGCAGCGGGGAATAAATTTTCTGCGCCCAAAGCGTGGGTTCAACGCCAAATATCGCTATATCCATCTTCATGATTGGTCCGGCGATATCCAGCGCCATCACCTGTCCCGCCACATCGTGCATATTCTCATAGATAAAAACCACGAGGACGAATGGAATCCAGTCACGAAGAATGAAGGTCGACGACGCATACCAGTTCGCCGGATCGCGTTTGACCCTCACCGCAATCGCAAATGCCATGATGACGAGGGGAAGTATCACGGTCGCCTGAAAAAGCCTGATTTCTCCACCCATCGCAAGGACGCTCCCCACGAGCAGCAGTGACATTACAAAGAGGATCGCGTTGTCAAATCCAACTACAGCAAGGCGGTAGAGCGCCCTCTCCCTGACCCCATTGAATAATGAGGAAAAAGAAGGCAGCCCTCTTTCCTCAACGAGTTCGCCCGGTTTCAGTGCGGATTTATCCGTAATCAAGTCCTCGGTAGCCATAAGTCCGGCGGATGCTACCTATGGAGATCGAAAGCACAACAAAAAACTCTCTAACAAGGAAAAGTCGCCAATATTTCAGATAGATATATATTGGAAGCCGGCTGACTTATTATAATAATTTAAATATAATTTATACTTATTCATATTTAATTATACATATTTATAATATATTTATAAATCATAATCCAGTTTGACAAAACGCCGTTCATACTTGATAACCACCCGAAATTTAGGGAATAACAGGATGAAAATAGGAATAGTCACAGAATATTTTTTCCCAACGATAGGCGGAATAACGGAAAACGTCCATCACACGGCGATGGAACTGCTGCGGCGCGGTCATGAAATCAGGCTCATCACCGGAGGAACCTCAGAATCCAGAGGAGTCGGACAGGAGATATCCGACAGGATCATCCACATCGGCAAAAGCATTCCGACCTTTTTCAACGGATCCTGCGGGAGGATCTCCACCGGATTCGACCTCTCGAAGCGAATGCGCGGGATCCTTGAGGCGGAGCAGTTCGACATCCTCCATCTGCACTCCCCTCATTTCCCAACGCTTCCGCTTATCGCCGCGATGCAATCAAGCTGCCCGATGGTCGGAACCTTCCACACCTGCATGAACGTAAAACCTCTGTATATGTGGTATGTGAAAAAAATCCGACCCGTAGTTGACAGGCTCGACGGCAAAATCGCTGTCTCCAAAATTTGCGCCGAGGAAAGCGCACAATATGTCGGCGGCCCCTTCGAGATAATACCCAACGGAGTGGATGTCGGCTGGTGGAAAAACGGAGCAAAAAAAATTGGAAAATTCGACGACGGTAAAATCAACATCCTCTTCATCGGAAGGCCCGACACAAGAAACGGCCTCGACATTCTGATAAGAGCTTTTTCAAATATCCACCGGAGATTTCGCAAAACACGGCTAATAGTCGTAGGGGATGGCCCTCTACTTTTTTATTTCAAATCCCTCGTCCCGGATAAAATCAGCGACTCGGTATTTTTTGAAGGCTCAGCGCTAGAAGCCAGGCGTGACTACATGAAAAGTTCGCACATAATGTGTTTCACTCCGGAAATCGCATCGTTCGGAATAACGATCCTCGAGGGGATGAGCGCCGGGATGCCGCTGATAGCCTCTGATATCGAACCATTCGCGGAACTAGTCACAAACGAGGAAAGTGCGCTGCTGATAAATCCCAAAAGCGTAGATGAAATGGAGCATGCCCTTGCAAGGCTCATAAACGACGACGAGCTAAGAACCTCGCTCGGCGCCTGGGCCTCCAGAAGGGTTGACAGATACGACTGGAAGCGCGTAACAGATATGCATCTCGAGTATTACTCCAGAATTTTGAACGGCCGGGGTAAAAAGGAGCCGGGAGAATGAACGTCTTTTTCGCATCGCTGGCCATATATTTCATCGCGGCATGCCTAGCCGCCTACATCTTCATCCCTCAGCTCGACTGGTGGCTGGTCAAGAAGAGATGGAAGCACAGGAAAAACAAAATAGCAGCGCTCTCTTTTGACGATGGACCGAGCGAAGAATGGACGCCAGCTATCCTCGACATCCTGAAACGCGAAAAAGTTTCAGCCACATTCTTTCTTGTCGGCGAAAAGGTCCGGGAAAACCCGGAACTGGCAAAAAGAATCCGCGCGGAGGGGCATGAAATCGGGAATCACACATTTGACCACAGAAAAATATCCTTCAATTCCGGAAGAAAGATCGCACTAAACCTCGTCTCTACC
Proteins encoded in this region:
- a CDS encoding inositol-3-phosphate synthase, which translates into the protein MLVGLGAISTTFIAGIDAIRSGRTKPYGSLTQMGTIRLGKRTEYNIPKVCNFLPLAKLEDIEIAAWDIFEDDAYVAAKKAGVLDYQDLEAARPALEKIVPLRGVFDREWVKKLDGKYIKNGRTKMDLANQVMEDIKTFQKNSGCSRVVMVWCASTEVFTPIEEVHKSVKNFEKGLESNDPKIAPSMIYAYAAIKLGIPFANGAPNLSVDTPALQELANEYRAPICGKDFKTGQTLMKTILAPGLRSRLLGLSGWFSTNILGNRDGEVLDDPGSFKTKEESKLSVLDTILQPEINPDLYGNVHHKVRINYYPPRGDAKEGWDNIDIFGWMGYPMQIKVDFLCRDSILAAPLVLDLALFIDLAKRAELRGIQEWLSFYFKSPMVGEGLYPEHNLFIQEMKLKNTLRHLMGEEPITHLGTEYYNI
- a CDS encoding ChaN family lipoprotein — translated: MTQSPRQELLAIQKKLWKWNRDMIKRSVLVKEPGFDRYEAAYRNAVKDFKRVSSQDEMIDDVMKSDIIYVGDYHTCNQSQRSFLRILKATVKRTKKFAVGLELLHKRHQKVLDDYLSGREKEEGFLKKIKLKEHWVFDLWENFKPLFDFCRYHKIPIYAIDAAKDGSNVRKRDQATAKLIGEIISSDPDRRLFVFIGDLHIAPKHLPADVDRELSIRDLARNSLILYQNSESIYWDLARQEVEDYVEIVKLKDGNYCRMHTPPVVAQRSYLNWLEHEEGEIDYSDAKSSFIELVDRICDFLKLDVGAAKDEVEVFTSGDLTFLQRLKEKGDFSGKEIAMIKKQILASESYYISKAKIAYLANLSINHAAEEASHFIKNVCSGPESPRELIDAFYANVLHEALGFFGSKLINSRRKCYHEKDFASLLSYFKTIRVPPYRLLECETAHLVIEYLKLEKKGRHLTQAEGLCSRMDLFLSITHALGYMLGDRLYYALIAQQIKKKDVRKLFLDPWRGSGVPVDVYMALRKKLAAVKIPNRM
- a CDS encoding capsule assembly Wzi family protein; this encodes MIKILHLCFFLCILTISSSSFAHPASSYVHVGDRAYRDIEMLVSHGLCYPPIVDQKPFARSEFARMIAEASKNFDENFPLSKETFSDYREYSKYLSKRAFIESALRRLKRYFNDDLLMAGLLEEPAPDLIIKPIREARFDLNYLSEAPLRIISNNGIGKADAVVNPLSDYVEGRHAIFGFQSAIEADTSFNATKYFAAQATFRLEGNMYRNNRGEDIIKPLFQEGYGVLQAADAAITLGRAPISWGPGEHGGLLLTNDPRPLDQIGFSTPSPFQLPWVFRHLGHWRIGLFGANLGPNRDHPYAWLTGYRLSYQPAKYVELGFGNITMMGGEGAPSLSALDVFGEFWGFRPAGTSPDSTNKTNHIMEAAVLIRIPPAAGLTLYGVLANEDKRDTLVRFFRDGSSYLAGFYLPRVGNTGKVSLRFEFKRMCAIMYRHSLYYDGFTLDRLFIGDDLGSNALGTHLRVDMDVNEKVSVGAVFDWDKRGSNIYKNARDPDGSLGDIVVAKRGPSDIRYRFLLEPEYTLGNASSITLRTGYERALNAGYVQGLSRNNWIIALSLKLNLDSKLNFKFY
- a CDS encoding MMPL family transporter, producing the protein MVTGHQRGALIATLLLFLAAIYISSGLALKSDLKELLPPDYQSVKELNRALERIGGVGSLIVVAQSPNPDANKKFMDDLASAIDQLPDGLVRYYSYRTDEVRKFYEDHFLYFIDVADLEILHDRLKRKIDYEKFKRTPLFLDLEDGQDDDFTVRTDDIKDRNKGKFETPVSTFDDYYGGDWGRMLIMVIRPYGETITLDSARTLVSSIEGIVDNLNPKSFDPGMSVGFCGNVKSTIEEYETLKHDILSTALLCVALVAAALIIYFLRVRVIFILGLTLLFAVACTFALTRFVIGYLNAQTAFLGSIIVGTGINYGIILVARYIEERKKNLLPPKAMKIALNMTLKSTFLAMATTMVSFMVLLIARIRGLSQFGFIGATGVFLCWLSTVLVLPIFMLASERVLRLVKPKSTVQRKSAFLTLTARLASKSPIVIVVTGVLMFVFAVSIAVRFAPNSIEYDFTKMRNKVSVDSGTEALEKEVSKLFKNSMTPSVVLVERPEQGLEACNAVDEQNMRYPPEERRVGTCHSIYDLLPKDQDAKLAVMKKIDALISQVWVRELEGESRDGIDRLKKSILGRAMEIEDLPDSLTRHFDDLKGNKGSVVFVNPRPGMLLSDGRNLIKFADTIRDIHLADGTLLHAASPSIVFSDLIKIIKAEAPILTLASFFVVVAFVLITLRGMKLSFEIIVGLIWSIVMMIGVAALMDIKINFFNFIVLPLTFGIGVDYSLNIAVRLRQEGPSGVANALRKTGLAVVMCSATTTIGYFVLTVANNQALVTFGQSAVIGDVASLIAGIFVVPATIVVIDRWFRR
- a CDS encoding inositol phosphorylceramide synthase produces the protein MATEDLITDKSALKPGELVEERGLPSFSSLFNGVRERALYRLAVVGFDNAILFVMSLLLVGSVLAMGGEIRLFQATVILPLVIMAFAIAVRVKRDPANWYASSTFILRDWIPFVLVVFIYENMHDVAGQVMALDIAGPIMKMDIAIFGVEPTLWAQKIYSPLLTDIMAFSYAIYFALPLFIMFLMSLWGKRFEFRHMALALALCFIFGFLGYVFLPCSPPRYFIEHMFDSPVRLSGIFLYDWLQGQWDGLSVVSGGAFPSLHVGISSIALIYAWKYRNMNLKCKILWYAYIPLVTSLWFATVYLRHHWVVDIFAGWFVAVAGYFISSWAMPVWLRLREKYGLPF
- a CDS encoding glycosyltransferase family 4 protein; translated protein: MKIGIVTEYFFPTIGGITENVHHTAMELLRRGHEIRLITGGTSESRGVGQEISDRIIHIGKSIPTFFNGSCGRISTGFDLSKRMRGILEAEQFDILHLHSPHFPTLPLIAAMQSSCPMVGTFHTCMNVKPLYMWYVKKIRPVVDRLDGKIAVSKICAEESAQYVGGPFEIIPNGVDVGWWKNGAKKIGKFDDGKINILFIGRPDTRNGLDILIRAFSNIHRRFRKTRLIVVGDGPLLFYFKSLVPDKISDSVFFEGSALEARRDYMKSSHIMCFTPEIASFGITILEGMSAGMPLIASDIEPFAELVTNEESALLINPKSVDEMEHALARLINDDELRTSLGAWASRRVDRYDWKRVTDMHLEYYSRILNGRGKKEPGE
- a CDS encoding polysaccharide deacetylase family protein, giving the protein MNVFFASLAIYFIAACLAAYIFIPQLDWWLVKKRWKHRKNKIAALSFDDGPSEEWTPAILDILKREKVSATFFLVGEKVRENPELAKRIRAEGHEIGNHTFDHRKISFNSGRKIALNLVSTSNEIAGAAGDMPRLVRTPHGFRRPFINKTAKRLGMQLVPWTKGIFDTDGAGPDLLLKRFSKKFQRLEILLLHDGIAQASANESRSSTVQVLPKIIEKYKKSEYEFRLIGDL